The following proteins come from a genomic window of Montipora capricornis isolate CH-2021 chromosome 9, ASM3666992v2, whole genome shotgun sequence:
- the LOC138016213 gene encoding large ribosomal subunit protein uL22m-like, with amino-acid sequence MAASIAQGILKILQFQLRNFTLRNFTPSSKLHTTTGCPTTFSITREMWGKTQEEVDEEQGIPDPPKETIYHCQREIKCSPIKMNLVAAQIRGLPVEEAIKQMTFSPKRAASFIKKTILEAQGIAQEKHGIEDKSHLWIAESYVGKGRYIKKLRIHGRGRHGIETKKYCHYFLVLKEGTGQEKNVKRRLKHMNELEEIRRHPRHIVNSLAWW; translated from the exons atggcggcctcGATAG CTCAAGGAATTTTGAAGATTTTACAGTTTCAGCTAAG GAATTTTACTTTACGAAATTTCACACCCTCTTCTAAGCTACACACTACCACAGGATGCCCAACCACATTCTCAATCACAAGAGAGATGTGGGGTAAGACGCAAGAGGAAGTTGACGAGGAACAGGGAATTCCAGACCCACCAAAGGAG ACTATTTACCATTGCCAAAGAGAGATCAAGTGCAGTCCTATTAAAATGAATCTTGTGGCAGCACAG atTAGAGGACTTCCAGTGGAGGAGGCAATCAAGCAAATGACATTTTCCCCCAAAAGGGCAGCTTCATTTATCAAGAAA ACAATCCTAGAGGCTCAAGGTATTGCACAAGAGAAACATGGAATAGAAGACAAATCTCACCTCTGGATTG CGGAGTCATATGTAGGCAAAGGAAGATACATAAAGAAACTTCGCATTCACGGAAGAGGAAGACATGGTATCGAAACGAAGAAGTACTGTCACTATTTTCTTGTGCTGAAAGAAGGAACCGGACAGGAGAAGAATGTCAAGAGGAGACTAAAACACATGAACGAGCTGGAAGAAATCCGGAGACATCCAAGACATATTGTCAACTCCTTAGCTTGGTGGTGA